A single window of Malus sylvestris chromosome 5, drMalSylv7.2, whole genome shotgun sequence DNA harbors:
- the LOC126622263 gene encoding ras-related protein RABA1f-like, with amino-acid sequence MGAYRADDDYDYLFKVVLIGDSGVGKSNLLARFTKNEFSLESKSTIGVEFATRSIRVDDKVVKAQIWDTAGQERYRAITSAYYRGAVGALLVYDVTRHVTFENVERWLKELRDHTDANIVIMLVGNKGDLRHLRAVSTDDAKAFAERENTFFMETSALESMNVENAFTEVLTQIHRVVSRKDLDIGDDPAALPKGQTINVGGKDDVSAVKQDGCCST; translated from the exons ATGGGGGCGTACAGAGCCGACGACGATTACGATTACTTGTTCAAGGTGGTGTTGATCGGCGACTCGGGCGTCGGAAAATCGAACCTTTTGGCGCGGTTCACGAAGAACGAGTTCAGCCTCGAATCCAAGTCCACCATTGGCGTCGAGTTCGCCACCAGAAGCATTCGGGTCGATGATAAGGTCGTCAAGGCCCAGATTTGGGACACCGCCGGCCAGGAAAG GTATCGTGCGATCACAAGCGCATACTATCGAGGTGCCGTTGGGGCCTTGCTTGTCTATGACGTTACTCGTCATGTTACGTTTGAAAATGTGGAAAGATGGTTGAAGGAGCTTCGCGATCACACAGATGCCAACATTGTGATCATGCTGGTGGGAAACAAGGGAGATCTGCGTCACCTGCGAGCCGTTTCCACCGATGATGCTAAGGCGTTTGCCGAACGAGAGAACACCTTTTTCATGGAAACTTCTGCCCTCGAGTCCATGAATGTCGAAAATGCTTTCACCGAAGTGCTGACCCAAATCCATCGTGTTGTGAGCAGGAAGGACCTTGACATCGGGGATGACCCAGCAGCCTTGCCCAAGGGACAGACGATCAATGTTGGGGGCAAGGACGACGTATCAGCTGTGAAGCAAGACGGGTGTTGTTCTACGTAA